In Agarivorans gilvus, one genomic interval encodes:
- the rlmF gene encoding 23S rRNA (adenine(1618)-N(6))-methyltransferase RlmF, whose translation MPQSKNTPVDSKSQLHPRNKHRQRYDFAALIASCPELKCFVAPNPYGDASINFFDPAAVRCLNKALLQHFYAVKDWQIPAHNLCPPIPGRVDYIHYLADLLAASSPEVSAKGAAIRCLDVGVGANCVYPLVGAREYGWCFVGSDIEAASLRSAQAILQANPDLDEQITLRLQADKRSIFKGIIQPDESFALTLCNPPFHRSAAEARAGSQRKQRNLKAAAKHKNTLNFGGQSNELWCPGGELRFISNMLKESQDYAAQVLWFSSLVSKEASLPAIYKALKQLPIVDYKTIKMGQGNKQSRFVAWTFQTPAQQAAWLAAT comes from the coding sequence ATGCCTCAGTCAAAAAACACCCCTGTAGATAGCAAAAGCCAATTACATCCGCGTAATAAGCATCGTCAGCGTTATGATTTTGCCGCTTTAATTGCTTCCTGCCCCGAATTAAAATGCTTTGTAGCGCCTAACCCTTATGGTGATGCTTCGATAAACTTTTTTGACCCTGCTGCGGTGCGTTGTTTAAACAAGGCGCTGTTGCAGCATTTTTATGCGGTGAAAGACTGGCAGATTCCCGCGCATAACCTGTGTCCGCCGATCCCCGGACGAGTCGATTATATTCACTATTTGGCGGATCTGTTAGCCGCCAGCTCGCCAGAAGTAAGCGCTAAAGGTGCGGCGATTCGCTGCTTGGATGTGGGCGTGGGGGCGAACTGTGTTTACCCCTTGGTAGGGGCGCGTGAATATGGCTGGTGTTTTGTGGGGAGCGATATAGAAGCCGCCTCGCTGCGCTCGGCGCAAGCCATTCTGCAAGCCAACCCTGACTTGGACGAGCAAATTACCTTGCGTTTGCAAGCCGATAAGCGTTCGATTTTTAAAGGCATTATTCAGCCTGATGAATCTTTTGCCTTAACCCTATGTAATCCGCCTTTTCATCGCTCGGCGGCAGAAGCTAGAGCGGGCAGTCAGCGTAAACAACGTAATTTAAAGGCTGCGGCCAAACACAAAAACACCCTGAACTTTGGTGGCCAAAGTAACGAGTTATGGTGCCCCGGTGGTGAGCTGCGTTTTATTAGTAACATGCTCAAAGAAAGCCAAGACTATGCCGCGCAAGTATTGTGGTTTAGTAGCTTGGTATCCAAAGAAGCCAGTTTACCGGCCATTTATAAGGCGCTAAAGCAGTTGCCAATAGTCGACTATAAAACCATTAAAATGGGCCAAGGTAATAAGCAAAGCCGCTTTGTGGCATGGACGTTTCAAACACCAGCGCAGCAAGCGGCTTGGTTGGCTGCTACTTAG
- the ilvA gene encoding threonine ammonia-lyase, biosynthetic: protein MTQQHPTANDYLRRILLSPVYEVAQVTPLQDMNKLSQRLDNHILLKREDRQSVHSFKLRGAYNKIAQLNQEQRQRGVVAASAGNHAQGVAMSAQRLGIAAVIVMPTTTPDIKVDSVRAMGADVRLVGDSFDEAYQYCKQLEEQHGYTLIPPFDDVDVIAGQGTIGKELLEQDMHLDAIFVPVGGGGIAAGIAVYIKQLMPQIKVIGVEAEDSACLVAALAAGKPTPLEKVGLFADGVAVKLIGSETFRLCQQYLDEVITVNSDEICAAVKDIFEDTRAISEPSGALALAGLKAYAQQHQLKNKRLAAVLSGANVNFHNLRYVSERTELGEKKEAVLAVTIPERQGAYLEFVEHLGGRAITEFNYRYASDEQANIFVGIRVSNSDQELPELVNRLEQHGYQVANLIDDELAKQHVRYMVGGRPGKALNERLYSFEFPEQPGALLRFLRTLGPHWNITLFHYRNHGSAYGRVLAGFELETSDQRAFTQHLAQLGFDYKDETDNVAYQFFLAKAK from the coding sequence ATGACGCAACAGCACCCCACCGCGAATGACTATCTTCGCCGCATTCTGCTTTCACCAGTGTATGAGGTCGCCCAAGTCACTCCCCTGCAAGACATGAACAAGCTGTCACAACGACTGGATAACCATATTTTACTCAAGCGCGAAGATCGCCAAAGTGTGCATTCATTTAAACTGCGCGGTGCCTATAACAAAATAGCCCAGCTCAACCAAGAACAACGCCAGCGCGGTGTGGTGGCGGCCTCGGCAGGTAACCATGCACAAGGGGTAGCCATGTCAGCTCAGCGCCTTGGCATCGCCGCCGTTATCGTGATGCCCACCACCACTCCCGACATTAAAGTCGACTCGGTTCGCGCCATGGGTGCCGATGTGCGCTTAGTTGGCGACAGCTTTGATGAGGCCTATCAATACTGTAAACAGTTAGAAGAGCAACATGGTTATACCCTGATCCCGCCCTTCGATGACGTAGACGTTATCGCCGGCCAAGGCACCATTGGTAAAGAGCTGCTTGAACAAGACATGCACCTCGACGCGATTTTTGTGCCGGTGGGCGGCGGTGGTATTGCTGCTGGTATCGCGGTGTACATCAAACAGCTAATGCCACAAATTAAAGTGATAGGCGTAGAAGCCGAAGACTCGGCCTGCTTAGTGGCTGCCTTAGCTGCTGGTAAGCCCACCCCACTGGAAAAAGTTGGCCTATTTGCCGACGGTGTAGCGGTAAAACTGATTGGAAGCGAAACCTTCCGCTTATGCCAGCAGTATCTCGATGAGGTTATCACCGTTAATTCCGACGAGATCTGCGCGGCGGTGAAAGATATTTTCGAAGATACTCGCGCCATCTCTGAACCTTCTGGGGCGCTGGCTCTTGCTGGCTTAAAGGCCTATGCCCAGCAACACCAACTGAAGAACAAACGCCTCGCAGCGGTACTCTCGGGCGCCAATGTTAACTTCCACAACCTGCGTTACGTTTCTGAGCGCACCGAATTGGGTGAGAAAAAAGAAGCGGTATTGGCGGTCACCATTCCCGAGCGCCAAGGCGCTTACCTGGAGTTTGTGGAACACCTAGGCGGACGCGCCATCACCGAATTTAACTACCGTTATGCCAGTGATGAGCAAGCCAATATCTTTGTTGGCATTCGGGTGAGCAATAGCGACCAAGAGCTGCCAGAGCTGGTTAATAGACTAGAGCAACACGGCTATCAGGTAGCCAACTTAATCGACGACGAGCTGGCCAAGCAGCATGTGCGTTACATGGTGGGAGGTCGCCCCGGCAAAGCGCTGAACGAGCGACTGTATAGTTTTGAGTTCCCCGAGCAGCCCGGCGCCCTGCTGCGCTTTTTACGCACCCTTGGGCCACATTGGAATATCACCCTATTTCACTACCGCAACCACGGCTCAGCCTACGGCCGCGTATTGGCAGGTTTTGAGCTAGAAACCAGTGATCAACGGGCCTTTACTCAGCACCTGGCGCAACTGGGTTTTGATTATAAAGATGAAACCGACAACGTCGCCTACCAGTTTTTCCTGGCCAAGGCTAAGTAG
- a CDS encoding DUF4397 domain-containing protein produces the protein MRFAKSILLLSSAVLVVGCNSDDEHPNTPMSAVRITHASADAPLVEVKANGETFAGLNMVDYRQASAWQSVASGSYDISVDALLPSGGLEVIAANLEFSPDMQYDIVALNYAASIEPLVLSRSNQTVDENSVRLDVLHAHPDVGAVDIYLTTAADLAAETPAISNLAFKMDSDALPVTVPAANYRVRITASGDKTVVFDSGEVALAGGSDLMLSAVPNTDAGAQSPVSLLLADGDGVSVIADANETSHLRVVHAVDDAPLVDVLLGSNPAAGFTDIAFKQFRSGELAAGSYDISVAASADNSLVVIDAPNTQLDAGAETSIYAVGKLNAVTDNTIEPLVISEDLRSVALYSKLRVVHASPSAAALGLVDIHASVDGNYSADTVVLSGLDFKDNALLNVAEGTYYFAVILSSDDSYTPAIESMATLENGGVYSAVASDDFSGLVLNLDNSTP, from the coding sequence ATGAGATTTGCAAAATCAATTCTATTACTAAGCTCTGCTGTATTAGTTGTTGGCTGTAATAGTGACGACGAGCACCCCAATACCCCTATGTCTGCCGTTAGGATTACTCATGCTAGTGCCGATGCGCCTCTAGTTGAAGTAAAAGCTAACGGCGAAACCTTTGCTGGTTTGAACATGGTTGACTACCGCCAAGCCAGCGCTTGGCAGTCGGTGGCCTCTGGCAGCTACGACATTAGCGTGGACGCATTATTACCCAGTGGTGGGCTTGAGGTGATTGCTGCTAACTTGGAGTTTTCGCCGGATATGCAATATGACATTGTTGCACTTAACTATGCCGCGTCAATTGAACCCTTAGTATTAAGCCGCAGCAACCAGACGGTGGATGAAAACAGTGTGCGGCTGGATGTTCTGCACGCTCATCCGGATGTGGGAGCAGTGGATATTTACTTAACTACCGCCGCCGATCTCGCCGCTGAAACCCCAGCCATTAGCAATTTGGCCTTCAAAATGGATAGCGACGCCTTACCGGTTACCGTTCCGGCGGCAAACTATCGAGTTAGAATTACTGCCAGTGGCGACAAAACCGTGGTCTTTGATAGCGGGGAAGTGGCTTTAGCCGGCGGTAGTGACTTAATGTTAAGCGCGGTGCCAAACACTGATGCTGGCGCTCAATCGCCGGTGAGTTTATTGTTGGCCGACGGTGATGGCGTATCGGTGATCGCCGATGCCAATGAAACCAGCCATTTACGGGTTGTGCATGCCGTTGATGATGCTCCGCTGGTGGATGTATTGTTGGGGTCTAACCCTGCCGCTGGATTTACCGACATCGCCTTTAAACAGTTTCGTTCTGGTGAGCTGGCAGCCGGCAGTTACGACATCAGTGTGGCAGCCAGTGCCGACAACAGTTTAGTGGTGATCGACGCGCCCAATACGCAGTTAGATGCGGGAGCCGAAACCAGCATTTATGCGGTGGGTAAACTTAACGCGGTGACTGATAATACTATCGAGCCGCTGGTGATTAGCGAAGATTTGCGCTCAGTAGCCTTATATTCGAAGTTACGTGTAGTGCATGCCAGCCCTAGTGCCGCAGCCCTTGGCTTAGTTGATATTCACGCCTCGGTTGACGGTAACTACAGCGCCGACACGGTAGTGCTATCAGGGCTTGATTTCAAAGACAATGCGCTGCTCAATGTGGCCGAAGGCACTTATTATTTCGCAGTCATATTAAGCTCGGACGACAGCTATACTCCTGCCATAGAAAGCATGGCCACGCTGGAAAATGGTGGCGTTTATTCTGCCGTTGCCAGTGATGACTTTAGCGGTTTAGTGCTCAACCTTGATAACAGTACTCCTTAG
- a CDS encoding choice-of-anchor I family protein has translation MERQASTLALTALSLLFASSIPSVHAAPIQAVKQLQISCIAKTASPAKDSFKGLKMNWVASHFSGSEFDSSSAEIVSYDSCSDKLYVVNAKAQSVEVLKLGNNNSEPSKVGQLDLQAAAKNAGISIGDANSVVAKNGLVAVAIQHANKQQNGIIALYRSDDLSLVNSYPAGALPDMVTMSDDSRYLLSANEGEPNGDYSHDPEGSVTIVDLQGGFADGQAKVKQVDFRAFNQGQARHSELKDVRLPAPMGATVAQDLEPEYLALTSKGKVIVALQENNAIARINIANGYIEAIQGLGSKSWASVEEGGDGAMLDLTNKDGKFIQASYPQLAGYYMPDSIASFRVNGKDYLLTANEGDGREYVYQSSQAQCEQAGHKWDGKEYQVGGEDEDAAKYQSEQDDCISYSDETRAYKLKIDPAHPLMDQQRYGKKGTIANKKAIGRLKVVADQKQLGPKDTVYSFGARSFSIFDLDGQRIFDSGNQLSDLANNEQHWNASNDNQASDDRSDDKGVEPEAITVAEINGAHIAFIGLERQGGIAAYDVSQPDSPKLLDFVNRRDFSQDVCTEVDEDGDCTNGQYNPKSGDLGPESITYFSRLGRHYIAVGNEVSGTTSIYQLELN, from the coding sequence ATGGAACGTCAAGCCTCAACCCTAGCCTTAACAGCGCTTAGCCTGTTATTCGCCAGTAGCATACCCTCGGTGCACGCCGCGCCTATTCAAGCGGTAAAACAGCTACAAATTAGCTGCATTGCCAAAACAGCCAGCCCCGCTAAAGACAGCTTCAAGGGCTTAAAAATGAACTGGGTGGCTAGTCATTTCTCTGGCAGTGAATTTGATAGTTCTTCGGCGGAAATTGTCTCCTATGACAGTTGTAGCGATAAGCTGTACGTGGTGAATGCTAAGGCACAGAGCGTGGAAGTACTTAAGCTGGGTAATAACAATAGTGAGCCCAGCAAGGTCGGCCAATTGGATCTACAAGCAGCCGCTAAAAACGCCGGCATCAGCATCGGTGACGCCAACAGCGTAGTCGCCAAAAATGGCTTAGTGGCAGTGGCGATTCAACATGCCAATAAGCAACAAAATGGCATCATTGCGCTGTACCGCTCCGACGATTTAAGTCTGGTTAACAGCTACCCTGCTGGAGCGCTACCCGACATGGTCACCATGAGCGATGATAGCCGCTACCTACTTAGCGCCAATGAAGGCGAACCCAATGGTGACTACTCGCACGACCCCGAAGGCTCGGTGACCATCGTCGACTTGCAGGGCGGCTTTGCCGATGGCCAAGCCAAAGTCAAACAGGTGGATTTTCGCGCCTTTAACCAAGGCCAAGCCCGCCATAGCGAGTTAAAAGACGTACGCTTGCCGGCACCCATGGGCGCCACAGTAGCGCAAGACTTAGAGCCGGAATACCTAGCCTTAACCAGCAAGGGTAAGGTGATTGTGGCGCTGCAAGAAAACAACGCTATCGCGCGCATCAACATCGCCAACGGCTATATTGAAGCTATTCAAGGCTTGGGCAGCAAAAGTTGGGCCTCAGTTGAAGAGGGCGGCGACGGCGCAATGCTCGATCTCACCAACAAAGACGGCAAATTTATTCAAGCCAGCTACCCGCAGCTAGCCGGTTACTACATGCCCGACTCCATCGCCAGCTTCAGGGTGAACGGTAAAGACTATTTGCTGACTGCCAACGAAGGTGACGGCCGCGAATATGTTTACCAAAGCAGCCAAGCCCAGTGCGAGCAAGCAGGCCATAAGTGGGACGGAAAAGAATACCAAGTGGGTGGCGAAGATGAAGATGCGGCGAAATACCAAAGCGAGCAAGACGACTGTATTTCTTACAGCGATGAAACCCGCGCCTATAAACTCAAAATAGACCCAGCCCACCCGCTAATGGACCAGCAGCGTTACGGCAAAAAAGGCACCATCGCCAATAAAAAAGCCATTGGCCGACTCAAAGTAGTGGCCGACCAAAAACAACTCGGACCTAAAGACACGGTATACAGCTTTGGTGCTCGCTCCTTTTCCATTTTTGACTTAGATGGACAGCGGATTTTTGATAGCGGTAACCAGCTATCAGATCTGGCCAACAATGAACAACATTGGAATGCCAGCAACGACAACCAAGCCAGCGATGACCGCTCCGACGATAAAGGCGTAGAGCCCGAAGCCATTACCGTCGCCGAAATTAACGGCGCTCATATCGCCTTTATCGGCCTAGAACGCCAAGGCGGCATTGCTGCCTACGACGTCTCGCAGCCTGATTCACCCAAACTATTAGATTTTGTTAATCGCCGCGACTTTAGCCAAGACGTATGCACTGAAGTGGATGAAGATGGCGATTGCACCAATGGCCAATACAACCCTAAGTCCGGTGATTTAGGTCCCGAGTCCATCACCTACTTCTCTCGCTTAGGACGCCACTACATTGCAGTGGGCAATGAAGTATCAGGCACCACCAGCATCTATCAGTTAGAATTGAACTAA
- a CDS encoding glycoside hydrolase family 3 N-terminal domain-containing protein: MSQPYTNPSLSIAERVENLMSLMTLEEKVGQMLQLPANMSDNVDKLEQWNVGSYLHCTGDMVEELQQRAAKTRLGIPIIFGIDAIHGHCFENDSTVFPTQLALSCAWSKQLSQSMAHVTAVETRACGLHWTFSPVLCVGRDSRWGRINETFGEDPWLIGELAAAAIQGYQGENLAAKDSILACAKHYVAYGETTGGRDAYEAEVSPRKLLSVFLPPFEKAVKQAKVATLMAGYQAIDGLPCSASSWILRDIPKTQWGMDGFIVTDWDNVGSLHDKQRVAEDLRHAAKLGLEAGNDMIMTTPSFYQHTIDLVNQGEVDVALVDDAVARILSYKFKLGLFDDFRYTDLSKKPQILGNPVHWHASLEASRQSLTLLKNEQVLPLDEANKPKILLCGANADDVVAQLGDWSFGSMQAGASDDSFHRRDCVTLRQGLQAAADAGRCELSYVRGAAPAEADFEEILAAVDAAKNSDVIVACVGDILSQHGEFHDRANLDLTGHQQAMLEALKATGKPLVVVFMASKPLTIPWVKQHADAIVCAFNPGAKGGIALTELLLGDLNPSGKLTISFPVHVGQLPVYYNKYQGWHALISGRTNHQERYIDMPEQPLFSFGEGQSYSEFEYSDLQVANPTLSASQDLAAGEALKVSVQIKNTSQRAGIEIAQLYIRDCVASVTIPVMQLRGFERVELAAGESRQVDFSVPYEDLALINAQLEKVVEPGAFKVLVGASSKAEDLLSADFTVA; the protein is encoded by the coding sequence ATGTCGCAGCCCTATACTAATCCATCACTCAGTATTGCTGAGCGTGTCGAAAACCTAATGTCATTGATGACCTTAGAAGAAAAAGTCGGGCAAATGCTGCAGCTTCCAGCCAATATGTCAGACAACGTGGATAAACTAGAGCAATGGAACGTTGGCAGTTACCTGCATTGCACCGGCGACATGGTGGAAGAACTGCAACAGCGTGCCGCCAAAACCCGCCTAGGGATCCCAATTATTTTTGGCATTGATGCGATTCACGGTCACTGTTTTGAAAACGACAGCACGGTATTTCCCACCCAGCTAGCACTGTCTTGTGCGTGGAGTAAGCAGTTAAGCCAAAGCATGGCCCATGTAACGGCAGTAGAAACCCGTGCTTGTGGTCTACATTGGACCTTCTCTCCGGTATTGTGTGTTGGTCGTGATAGCCGTTGGGGACGGATTAACGAAACCTTCGGTGAAGACCCTTGGTTGATTGGCGAGCTGGCCGCCGCCGCTATTCAAGGCTATCAAGGTGAAAACCTTGCCGCCAAAGACAGCATTTTAGCCTGTGCCAAACACTACGTAGCCTATGGCGAAACCACTGGCGGCCGTGATGCCTATGAAGCCGAAGTCTCACCACGTAAATTGCTATCAGTATTTCTGCCTCCTTTTGAGAAAGCAGTAAAACAAGCCAAAGTAGCCACTCTGATGGCTGGCTATCAGGCCATCGATGGCCTACCTTGTAGCGCCAGTAGTTGGATATTACGCGACATTCCTAAAACCCAATGGGGCATGGACGGCTTCATCGTTACCGACTGGGATAATGTTGGCTCTTTGCATGACAAACAACGGGTTGCCGAAGACTTACGCCACGCCGCCAAACTGGGGCTGGAAGCGGGTAACGATATGATCATGACCACACCCTCGTTCTATCAACATACCATTGATTTAGTGAATCAAGGTGAAGTGGACGTGGCATTGGTGGATGACGCCGTGGCCAGAATTTTAAGCTACAAGTTTAAACTAGGCTTATTCGATGACTTCCGTTATACCGACCTTAGTAAAAAACCACAAATACTGGGTAACCCGGTGCACTGGCATGCTTCATTAGAAGCCAGCCGCCAATCGCTAACCCTGTTAAAAAATGAGCAAGTACTACCACTAGACGAAGCCAACAAACCTAAAATACTACTGTGTGGCGCCAACGCCGATGATGTAGTAGCCCAGTTAGGTGACTGGTCTTTTGGTTCGATGCAAGCAGGCGCCTCCGACGATAGCTTCCATCGTAGAGACTGCGTCACCCTGCGCCAAGGCTTGCAAGCCGCCGCAGACGCAGGCCGCTGTGAACTAAGCTATGTTCGCGGTGCCGCCCCTGCTGAAGCCGATTTTGAAGAGATCTTAGCCGCCGTTGATGCCGCCAAGAACAGCGATGTGATCGTGGCCTGTGTGGGCGACATACTCAGCCAACACGGTGAATTCCACGACCGTGCCAATCTCGACCTAACGGGCCACCAGCAAGCCATGCTAGAAGCACTAAAAGCCACTGGTAAACCTTTAGTGGTGGTATTTATGGCTTCTAAACCGCTGACTATTCCCTGGGTGAAACAACATGCCGACGCCATCGTTTGTGCCTTTAACCCCGGAGCCAAAGGCGGTATAGCCTTAACTGAATTGCTATTGGGTGACCTAAACCCAAGCGGCAAACTCACCATTAGCTTCCCGGTGCACGTAGGGCAATTGCCCGTGTATTACAACAAGTACCAAGGTTGGCACGCCCTTATATCGGGTAGAACAAACCATCAAGAGCGTTACATCGACATGCCTGAACAGCCCTTATTTAGCTTTGGTGAAGGGCAGAGTTACAGCGAGTTTGAATACAGTGATCTACAAGTCGCTAATCCTACCCTGAGCGCCTCACAAGATTTAGCCGCAGGCGAAGCCTTGAAGGTATCGGTACAGATTAAAAATACTAGCCAACGTGCTGGCATTGAAATCGCTCAACTGTATATACGTGATTGTGTGGCTTCGGTCACCATACCGGTTATGCAATTACGCGGCTTTGAGCGGGTTGAACTGGCCGCTGGCGAAAGCCGCCAAGTTGACTTTAGCGTGCCCTACGAAGATCTAGCTCTAATTAACGCGCAACTAGAAAAAGTGGTAGAACCGGGTGCCTTTAAGGTCTTGGTGGGGGCTTCATCAAAAGCGGAAGATTTACTCAGTGCTGACTTTACGGTTGCCTAA